In gamma proteobacterium HIMB55, the genomic stretch ATAAATCGGGTTCATTGTGCTCGAGCAATTTCATCGCCTCAGTGAGTGTTTTCGCACTCAAGGTGTTGAGATTCATGCGCGCAAGGGCAATCTCCAGCAGCTGGAGAATATCGGGCTCATCGTCAACTAGAAGTACCGTTTGGTTCACTGCGCATCCCTTGACTGCATTCGCAGGCTAAGTCGAAAACTGCTCCGACCGTCGTGTGTGCGGCGATAACTAATCTCTGCACCATTACTCTCGCAAAGCTCTTTACACAAATAAAGACCTAATCCTGTTCCATCGGGACGGGTTGTATAGAAGGGCTCGAAAAGGCGTGACTGATCGTTTTCTGCAACGCCCTCACCATTATCGATAACGTCTATGAAGCACAAACGCTGAACGACACTCTGACCAATATGGAGATCTGCCGTTCGCTCACCTGTCTTGTCTTGACTATGCCGCACAGCGTTGTCGATGAGATTATCCAAGACCCGTTTGAGTTGGCTCTTATCACCCAATATTGGCCAGGCGCAGCTACCTGTGTAGGCCAAGGCTGCTTTTTCTGAGCTAGCCTCGTTGAATTCATGCATTACCGAAGGAATCCACTGATTTACATCAATGGCTTCTAAATTTGGGGGGACACGTCGAGATAGTTCAAGCACGTTATTGACGGTGTCGTTCATGCGCTTGGTGTTACGGACAATGATATTTGCAAGCTCACGATCGCCCTCGCTCATTGTGTCATTCTCTGCAAGTAGCTGGACCGCATTACTGACGGCAGCCAGTGGATTTCGGATCTCGTGAGCGATACTGCCAGTGAGACGACCAAGCGAATTTAGCTTCAAAGACTGTGCGAACTGGGTCATAGGCGTGTAATCATCGATAAAAAGAATGGCGTCGCCATCCCTTCCCGTCTCAAGGGTTGTAAATCTGGGTAACAGGGTTCGATGACCTCTATCGGGTTTGAAAGGAGCCGGCATGAGCGTATCTCCCCCGCGCCATTCCTCGAGCGCCATTGCCAGTTGTGGGTCAACTAACTGCGCGGGTCGCTCGCTATTCGACTCCAGCATCAGCAGGTCTTTGGCCGCAGAGTTGACCGGCTTTAAGCTGTTTTTGGGTGTCA encodes the following:
- a CDS encoding histidine kinase (PFAM: Histidine kinase-, DNA gyrase B-, and HSP90-like ATPase; His Kinase A (phosphoacceptor) domain), whose amino-acid sequence is MSEDTSLGDKDTIDRTQVFAVYNVYRLVIGSVLFALTLSDTGSGLLSDDIALQTTGAGIFVISSLIIALLGSPSKFTTETGIFGVMMMDVVATTLVADPSTSLTSGFTALYLVTVAAASMLLASRQLATLVAALTVLAMLADTLFIMSRGGAETGGLLYAGLRGLLVFLVSWLGQLASATLVQAEQRAEVATSQARRLKLFNDEIVEHMQTGILLVTPKNSLKPVNSAAKDLLMLESNSERPAQLVDPQLAMALEEWRGGDTLMPAPFKPDRGHRTLLPRFTTLETGRDGDAILFIDDYTPMTQFAQSLKLNSLGRLTGSIAHEIRNPLAAVSNAVQLLAENDTMSEGDRELANIIVRNTKRMNDTVNNVLELSRRVPPNLEAIDVNQWIPSVMHEFNEASSEKAALAYTGSCAWPILGDKSQLKRVLDNLIDNAVRHSQDKTGERTADLHIGQSVVQRLCFIDVIDNGEGVAENDQSRLFEPFYTTRPDGTGLGLYLCKELCESNGAEISYRRTHDGRSSFRLSLRMQSRDAQ